The following proteins come from a genomic window of Nostoc sp. TCL26-01:
- the metH gene encoding methionine synthase — translation MTHPFLERLHSPNHSVIVFDGAMGTNLQTQNLTAEDFGGAEYEGCNEYLVHSRPEAVAKVHRDFLAAGADVIETDTFGSTSIVLAEYDLADKTYYLNKRAAELAKSVAAEFSTPEKPRFVAGSIGPTTKLPTLGHIDFDTMKTAFAEQAEALFDGGVDLFIVETCQDVLQIKAALNGITEVFAKKGERIPVMVSVTVESMGTMLVGSEISAVLTILEPYPIDILGLNCATGPDLMKPHIKYLAEHSPFVVSCIPNAGLPENVGGQAHYRLTPLELRMALMHFVEDLGVQVIGGCCGTRPEHIQQLAEIAKDLKPKVRQPSLEPAAASIYTTQPYEQDNSFLIVGERLNASGSKKCRDLLNAEDWDGLVSMARSQVKEGAHILDVNVDYVGRDGVRDMRELVSRIVNNVTLPLMLDSTEWEKMEAGLKVAGGKCLLNSTNYEDGEPRFLKVLELAKKYGAGVVIGTIDEDGMARTAEKKFQIAQRAYRQAVEYGIPAHEIFFDTLALPISTGIEEDRENGKATIESIRRIRQELPGCHVILGVSNISFGLSQAARIVLNSVFLHDAIRAGMDGAIVSASKILPLSKIADHHQEVCRQLIYDQRQFEGDICIYDPLTELTKLFEGVTTKRNKGVDESLPIEERLKRHIIDGERIGLEAQLTKALEKYPPLEIINTFLLDGMKVVGELFGSGQMQLPFVLQSAETMKAAVAYLEPFMEKSASGNNAKGTFIIATVKGDVHDIGKNLVDIILSNNGYKVINLGIKQSVENIIQAYEQHQADCIAMSGLLVKSTAFMKENLEVFNEKGITVPVILGGAALTPKFVHQDCQNTYKGKVIYGKDAFSDLHFMDKLMPAKKSDNWDDCLGFLDEVETENSEIPKQQSETLKNPLSTHHSALTTEIDTQRSEAVAIDIERPTPPFWGTKLLQPDDIPWSEIFWYLDLQALIAGQWQFRKPKEQSKEEYQGFLDEKVYPVLENWKQRIIIENLLHPQVIYGYFPCQSEGNTLYIYNTNNPNAKEITQFVFPRQKSSRKLCIADFFAPKESGIVDVFPLQAVTVGEIATEFAQKLFANNQYTDYLYFHGLAVQVAEALAEWTHARIRRELGFGANEPDNIRDVLAQRYQGSRYSFGYPACPNIQDQYKQLDLLATNRINLYMDESEQLYPEQSTTAIITYHPVAKYFTA, via the coding sequence ATGACTCATCCTTTCCTTGAACGCCTACATAGTCCCAACCACTCAGTTATCGTCTTTGACGGTGCAATGGGAACTAACCTGCAAACACAAAACCTGACTGCTGAGGATTTCGGCGGTGCAGAGTATGAAGGTTGTAACGAATACTTAGTTCATTCTCGACCTGAAGCCGTCGCTAAGGTTCACCGCGATTTTCTGGCGGCGGGTGCGGATGTGATCGAAACTGATACATTTGGCAGTACGTCGATTGTCTTGGCAGAATATGACTTGGCAGACAAAACATACTATCTCAACAAGAGAGCTGCCGAATTAGCTAAAAGTGTGGCGGCAGAATTTTCCACACCCGAAAAACCCCGATTTGTGGCAGGTTCCATCGGCCCCACAACTAAACTGCCAACTTTGGGACACATTGACTTTGACACGATGAAAACTGCTTTTGCGGAACAAGCCGAAGCATTGTTTGATGGTGGAGTAGATTTATTTATTGTCGAGACTTGTCAAGATGTGCTGCAAATCAAAGCGGCGCTCAATGGCATTACCGAAGTCTTTGCCAAGAAGGGGGAACGGATACCAGTGATGGTATCGGTGACGGTCGAAAGCATGGGAACAATGCTGGTAGGTTCAGAAATCAGCGCTGTGTTGACGATTTTAGAACCTTACCCTATTGATATTCTTGGTTTGAACTGTGCGACTGGCCCAGACTTAATGAAACCACACATCAAATATTTGGCTGAACATTCGCCATTTGTGGTTTCTTGTATTCCCAACGCTGGTTTGCCTGAAAACGTTGGTGGTCAAGCACACTACCGCCTGACACCGTTAGAATTACGGATGGCATTGATGCACTTTGTTGAAGATTTGGGTGTCCAAGTGATTGGGGGTTGCTGTGGGACACGTCCAGAACACATTCAACAATTGGCAGAAATTGCTAAAGACTTAAAACCAAAAGTTAGGCAGCCCAGTCTAGAACCGGCAGCAGCATCGATTTATACCACACAACCCTATGAGCAGGATAATTCCTTCTTGATTGTGGGTGAACGGCTGAACGCTAGTGGTTCCAAAAAATGCCGCGATTTGCTGAATGCGGAAGATTGGGACGGACTAGTATCAATGGCGCGATCGCAAGTCAAGGAAGGCGCACACATTCTTGATGTCAACGTCGATTATGTGGGACGTGATGGTGTGCGGGATATGCGTGAATTAGTCTCACGGATTGTTAATAATGTCACACTGCCGTTAATGCTCGACTCGACCGAATGGGAAAAAATGGAGGCGGGGTTAAAAGTTGCTGGTGGTAAATGTCTCTTAAACTCCACCAACTATGAAGACGGGGAACCACGTTTTCTCAAAGTTCTAGAGTTGGCGAAGAAGTACGGCGCGGGTGTAGTTATCGGGACAATTGACGAAGATGGCATGGCGCGGACGGCTGAGAAAAAGTTTCAAATTGCCCAGCGTGCTTATCGTCAAGCTGTAGAATATGGGATTCCTGCTCATGAGATATTTTTTGATACTCTAGCTCTACCGATTTCTACGGGGATTGAAGAAGATCGGGAAAATGGCAAGGCTACTATCGAGTCAATTCGCCGCATTCGCCAAGAATTGCCGGGATGTCACGTCATTTTAGGTGTATCAAATATATCTTTTGGTTTGAGCCAAGCAGCCCGGATTGTCTTGAATTCAGTGTTTCTCCATGATGCGATCAGAGCTGGTATGGATGGGGCGATCGTTAGCGCTAGCAAAATTTTACCACTATCTAAAATCGCAGATCACCACCAAGAAGTTTGTCGTCAGTTAATTTATGATCAACGTCAATTTGAGGGTGATATCTGCATCTACGATCCCTTAACGGAATTAACCAAACTATTTGAGGGTGTCACAACTAAACGTAATAAAGGCGTAGATGAAAGCCTACCCATCGAAGAACGTTTAAAACGCCATATCATTGACGGTGAACGTATCGGTTTAGAAGCACAACTGACAAAAGCTTTAGAAAAATATCCTCCTCTAGAAATTATCAACACCTTTCTTCTAGACGGGATGAAAGTTGTCGGTGAGTTGTTTGGTTCAGGACAAATGCAGTTACCCTTCGTATTGCAATCTGCGGAAACCATGAAAGCGGCGGTAGCCTATTTAGAACCCTTCATGGAAAAATCAGCATCGGGTAACAATGCCAAAGGTACTTTCATCATCGCTACGGTGAAAGGCGATGTCCACGATATCGGTAAAAATCTAGTAGATATCATCCTCTCCAACAACGGCTATAAAGTCATTAACCTGGGAATTAAACAATCAGTAGAAAACATCATTCAAGCTTACGAACAGCATCAAGCTGATTGTATCGCCATGAGTGGTTTGCTGGTCAAGTCTACTGCTTTCATGAAAGAAAACTTGGAAGTTTTTAACGAAAAAGGCATCACAGTTCCAGTCATTTTAGGTGGTGCAGCCCTGACACCCAAATTTGTCCATCAAGATTGTCAAAACACCTACAAAGGTAAAGTCATCTACGGTAAAGATGCCTTTTCTGACTTGCATTTTATGGACAAATTAATGCCAGCCAAAAAATCTGATAATTGGGATGATTGTCTAGGCTTCTTAGATGAAGTAGAAACTGAAAACTCAGAAATTCCTAAGCAACAGTCAGAAACGCTAAAAAACCCACTCAGCACTCACCACTCAGCACTGACTACTGAAATTGACACTCAACGTTCTGAAGCTGTAGCCATAGACATCGAACGTCCCACACCGCCATTCTGGGGAACCAAATTATTACAACCTGATGATATTCCTTGGTCAGAAATATTCTGGTATTTAGATTTACAAGCTTTGATTGCGGGACAATGGCAATTCCGCAAACCAAAAGAACAATCTAAGGAAGAATATCAAGGGTTTTTGGATGAGAAAGTCTATCCAGTTTTAGAAAATTGGAAACAGCGAATCATTATTGAAAACCTCTTGCATCCCCAAGTCATTTATGGGTATTTCCCTTGTCAATCTGAAGGAAATACTTTGTATATTTACAACACAAATAATCCCAATGCCAAAGAAATTACTCAGTTTGTATTCCCCAGACAAAAATCATCAAGGAAACTGTGTATTGCCGATTTCTTTGCACCAAAAGAATCAGGCATCGTTGATGTCTTTCCCTTGCAGGCGGTGACTGTGGGAGAAATTGCTACAGAATTTGCACAAAAACTGTTTGCGAATAATCAATATACTGATTATTTGTATTTTCATGGTTTGGCAGTGCAGGTAGCAGAAGCACTAGCTGAGTGGACACACGCCAGAATTCGCCGTGAGTTAGGTTTTGGTGCTAACGAACCAGATAATATTCGAGATGTTTTAGCACAACGCTATCAAGGTTCACGGTACAGTTTTGGCTATCCTGCTTGTCCAAATATTCAAGATCAATACAAGCAGTTAGATTTGTTGGCGACTAACAGAATTAATTTGTATATGGATGAAAGTGAACAACTTTATCCAGAACAGTCTACAACAGCAATTATCACCTATCACCCAGTAGCTAAATACTTCACTGCTTAG
- a CDS encoding DUF2358 domain-containing protein: MESQLAIEQIITTLEQDLPTLFEKDISYDIYTNDIYFRDPVNQFKGKFNYRIIFWTLRFHARLFFTQIYFDLHEVSHTDEDIILAKWTVRGTLRVPWKAQIFFNGYSTYKLNPDNLIYEHIDTWDRQPGAIVRQFWQKG; this comes from the coding sequence GTGGAATCTCAACTAGCAATAGAACAAATAATCACAACTCTAGAACAGGATTTACCAACACTGTTTGAGAAGGATATATCCTATGATATTTATACAAATGATATATATTTTAGAGATCCAGTAAATCAATTTAAAGGTAAATTTAACTACCGCATTATATTTTGGACTTTAAGATTTCACGCGCGGCTATTTTTTACACAAATATACTTTGATTTACATGAAGTTAGTCATACAGATGAAGACATAATTTTAGCTAAATGGACAGTGAGAGGAACATTACGTGTTCCTTGGAAAGCGCAAATTTTTTTCAATGGTTATTCAACCTATAAACTCAACCCAGATAATTTAATCTATGAGCATATAGATACTTGGGATCGTCAACCAGGCGCAATTGTTCGCCAGTTTTGGCAAAAAGGATAA
- the sppA gene encoding signal peptide peptidase SppA: protein MTNFFKQTLASLVGTLLGLIIFAGVGTTGLLLLLFAAASSKETGPVVKDQSVVVFDLAMNITDREPSASEELQNRISGVEVERMTLRSVLDSLEKARLDPRIVAVYLDGTRAGGASTLGYASLKEIRKALEEFRKSGKKVIAYSMDWSEKEYYLSSVADTVALNPLGAMEINGLSSQPMFLAGALQKYGIGVQVVRVGKFKGAVEQYVLDKLSPENREQTQQLLNDVWSEWRTTVGNSRKINPQNLQAIADNQALLEATAAKTNGLVDQVVYNDQIVADLKKITGSDDKTNTFKQISLSKYAESSGKNRSRQKNSPNQIAIVYAEGDIVDGKGEDGQVGGDRFAKIFNKIRQDKNIKAVVLRINSPGGSASAAEVMQREVRLTREIKPVVVSMGDVAASGGYWIASDSNRIFAEPNTITGSIGVFGILFNGQKLANDNGITWDVVKTANYADTQTIARPKSPQELAIYQRSVNRIYNLFINKVAQGRKLPEQKVAEIAQGRVWSGVAAKQIGLVDEIGGLDAAIEYAAKAGKLDKDWQLKEYPKESTFEERFFGQAVEEISTALGIEKIASQSKNPLTTELQKLEQEIAIFQRMNDPQGIYARLPFNLNID, encoded by the coding sequence ATGACTAACTTTTTTAAACAAACTCTTGCCAGCTTGGTAGGGACTTTATTAGGACTGATTATTTTTGCTGGTGTTGGGACTACAGGACTTTTATTACTGTTGTTTGCGGCTGCTAGTTCTAAAGAGACAGGGCCAGTAGTCAAAGATCAGTCAGTGGTAGTGTTTGACTTAGCAATGAATATTACCGATAGAGAACCCTCTGCTAGCGAAGAACTACAAAATAGAATTTCCGGTGTAGAAGTAGAACGAATGACACTTCGCAGTGTTCTCGATAGTCTAGAAAAAGCCCGACTTGATCCGCGTATTGTCGCTGTTTATCTAGATGGTACAAGAGCAGGCGGAGCTAGTACCCTTGGTTATGCTTCCCTCAAAGAAATTCGCAAAGCTTTAGAAGAGTTTCGCAAATCGGGTAAGAAAGTCATTGCCTATAGTATGGATTGGAGTGAGAAAGAATATTATCTCAGTTCCGTTGCAGATACCGTGGCATTGAATCCATTGGGAGCAATGGAAATCAACGGTTTGAGTAGTCAACCCATGTTCCTCGCTGGCGCATTACAAAAATACGGCATTGGTGTGCAGGTGGTGCGAGTCGGCAAATTCAAGGGAGCAGTGGAACAGTATGTGCTAGACAAACTCAGTCCAGAAAACCGCGAACAAACACAGCAATTGTTGAATGATGTCTGGTCAGAATGGCGGACTACAGTAGGCAATAGCCGGAAAATTAACCCGCAAAACTTGCAAGCGATCGCTGATAATCAGGCATTATTAGAAGCAACAGCTGCTAAAACCAACGGTTTAGTAGATCAGGTAGTCTACAACGATCAAATAGTAGCCGATTTAAAAAAAATCACAGGTAGTGACGACAAAACCAATACATTTAAACAAATTAGTCTGAGTAAATATGCTGAATCTTCTGGTAAAAATCGCTCTAGACAAAAGAATTCGCCCAATCAGATTGCCATAGTTTATGCCGAGGGTGATATTGTTGATGGTAAGGGAGAAGATGGGCAAGTAGGAGGCGATCGCTTTGCCAAAATCTTCAATAAAATCAGACAAGATAAAAATATTAAAGCAGTTGTTTTAAGAATTAACAGTCCTGGCGGGAGTGCTTCAGCAGCTGAGGTGATGCAGCGAGAAGTCAGGCTAACTCGTGAGATAAAACCTGTTGTTGTTTCTATGGGTGATGTCGCCGCCTCCGGTGGTTACTGGATAGCTAGCGACTCTAACCGCATTTTTGCCGAACCCAATACCATTACAGGTTCTATTGGTGTTTTTGGTATTTTATTCAATGGACAAAAACTAGCCAATGACAATGGTATTACCTGGGATGTTGTCAAAACAGCCAATTATGCTGACACGCAAACTATTGCTCGACCAAAATCACCCCAAGAGTTAGCAATTTACCAACGTAGCGTCAATCGGATTTATAATTTATTTATTAACAAAGTCGCTCAAGGTCGAAAATTACCAGAACAAAAAGTAGCAGAGATAGCTCAAGGTAGAGTTTGGTCTGGTGTCGCTGCTAAACAAATCGGTTTAGTCGATGAAATTGGCGGTTTGGATGCGGCTATAGAATACGCTGCAAAAGCAGGCAAACTAGATAAAGATTGGCAGTTAAAAGAATATCCCAAAGAAAGCACTTTTGAAGAACGGTTTTTTGGGCAAGCTGTTGAAGAAATTAGTACCGCTTTAGGGATAGAAAAAATAGCCTCTCAATCTAAAAATCCTTTGACAACTGAACTCCAAAAACTAGAACAAGAAATTGCCATCTTTCAAAGAATGAACGATCCTCAAGGTATTTATGCCAGATTACCTTTCAACTTAAATATTGATTAG
- the fni gene encoding type 2 isopentenyl-diphosphate Delta-isomerase, whose translation MNAPTTNPSAQTQSRKADHIRICLEEDVQCHEITNGLERYRFSHCCLPEINRNDIDISTTFFGKRLNAPLLISSMTGGTEQAKMINERLAEVAQNYKLAMGVGSQRVAVEKPQVVDTFAIRKYAPDVLLFANVGAVQLNYKYSLDECLRIIDMLEADALILHLNPLQECIQPRGDVNFQGLLDKINKLCSQLSVPVIAKEVGNGISATMAEKLINAGVQAIDVAGAGGTSWAKVEGERAENPLQRRLGRTFADWGLPTAECIIGVRAIAPHVPLIASGGLRHGLDVAKAIALGADIAGLAMPFLQAAVESSAALHDLAEVLIAEIITVLFCTGNTTLQQLKHSNTLQSLQ comes from the coding sequence GTGAACGCACCTACTACCAACCCATCAGCCCAAACCCAATCACGTAAAGCAGATCACATCCGCATCTGTTTAGAGGAAGACGTGCAGTGTCACGAAATCACCAATGGACTGGAACGCTATCGTTTTAGCCATTGTTGTTTACCCGAAATCAACCGCAATGACATTGATATCAGCACGACTTTTTTCGGTAAACGCCTGAATGCACCGTTGTTGATTTCTTCTATGACTGGGGGAACGGAACAAGCGAAAATGATTAATGAGCGTTTAGCTGAAGTCGCACAAAACTACAAATTAGCAATGGGTGTCGGTTCCCAACGAGTAGCGGTAGAAAAACCCCAAGTAGTTGATACTTTTGCTATCCGCAAGTATGCACCAGATGTGTTGCTGTTTGCCAATGTGGGGGCGGTGCAGCTTAACTATAAATACAGTTTGGATGAATGTCTGCGAATCATCGATATGCTTGAGGCAGATGCTTTGATTTTACACCTCAACCCTCTACAAGAGTGCATTCAACCAAGAGGTGATGTTAACTTTCAAGGATTGCTTGACAAGATAAATAAATTATGCAGTCAATTATCAGTGCCGGTCATTGCGAAGGAAGTAGGCAATGGCATCTCAGCCACAATGGCAGAAAAGCTGATAAATGCAGGAGTACAAGCAATTGATGTTGCTGGTGCAGGGGGTACTTCTTGGGCAAAGGTAGAAGGGGAACGGGCGGAAAATCCTTTGCAACGGCGCTTGGGGAGAACATTTGCTGATTGGGGTTTACCGACGGCAGAGTGTATTATTGGTGTAAGAGCGATCGCTCCCCACGTTCCCCTGATTGCTTCTGGTGGTTTGCGTCATGGTTTAGATGTAGCTAAAGCGATCGCACTAGGGGCGGATATTGCTGGTTTGGCTATGCCCTTTCTCCAAGCTGCCGTAGAATCATCAGCCGCGTTGCATGACTTAGCTGAAGTATTAATTGCCGAAATCATCACAGTATTATTTTGCACCGGCAACACTACTTTGCAACAGTTAAAACACTCAAATACTTTACAAAGTCTACAATAG
- a CDS encoding alr0857 family protein, whose product MLKLTYTENSFSLQCLDTSLEKWVNTRVTLALRAGTNIYIESSTVSFLISTHSAHIVDLETLAKDHLVQLSPSDADFMEVVLQGTWLTSQANSDTGIFVTVLNKSTESLLQQISQSQQFCHA is encoded by the coding sequence ATGTTAAAACTCACTTACACAGAAAATAGCTTTAGCCTCCAATGTCTCGATACATCCCTAGAAAAGTGGGTAAATACAAGAGTCACCTTGGCTTTGCGAGCAGGCACAAACATATATATTGAATCAAGTACAGTTTCTTTCCTCATTTCCACTCACTCTGCTCACATAGTTGATTTAGAGACACTAGCCAAAGATCATCTTGTTCAACTTTCCCCCAGTGATGCTGACTTTATGGAAGTCGTTCTCCAAGGAACATGGCTAACATCTCAGGCTAATAGTGATACAGGGATTTTCGTGACTGTATTGAATAAATCCACAGAATCATTGCTTCAGCAAATATCTCAAAGCCAGCAATTCTGTCATGCTTAA
- a CDS encoding NACHT domain-containing protein has translation MARASYGPEAKKRSRHLLQVLLDYANDEIDGDEAALEGLRSEIQTRWQDEHRLIVRTKVRFLQALTGFTTTELTAEQIKEALKRFADFVGILEDNRPSRSGSEIWHFTLNLWYKRQDTAANLQKFDREWEIRRPEKSREVMVAQENEQVDNSISSSSHISHWQEVCRANLNHRLTTNPLTSADGVTFDFTQIYVPLGLVQRKQRLSHRGDVTPQEGSRLYEPEDSEVNQTFDHDEFIQQVLGKKQSQRIAIIGEPGAGKTTLLQKIATWVLENTSDLPVWVSLADLQGRTLDKYLIEDWLPTATRKLRVASEIEEEFCEQFNQGRVYLLLDAVDEMAMESTSALAKIAGFLKGWVADATIILTCRLNVWDAGKNALENFDTYCNLHFTYGEEQTPDRVGQFISRWFQHNPNLAEKLQCELNQPERRRIRDVVKNPLRLALLCRIWGMSQGILPQNKAMLYEQFVDAIYEWKQDCFSTTSSQRQELNQALGELALLAIAQEKTKFRLRYSFVCQVLGAADDGLFQLALQLGWLNQVGVSEVSGEKVYAFYHPTFQEYFAARAVNDWRFFLNHQLADNRQNIYRIVEPQWREVILLWLGRHDVPQVEKAAFMQELVQFRDGCGGFYEYQAYFLAAQGIAEFTDCQQAHTIVQQLIKWRFGYFHVQQKKWWRYPSPIIEGARIALLKTDRHQAIAALEQFITSNQNEFESWNAAYSLGRVFDPGNKIAIATLENLVKIARHETIRWQVAYSLCRVDTKNLIAITALREIIETTKNESTKRKAAYSLGKIEPKNAIAMATLIKISESATDISQRRQAEENLATLRSEKITIQYQGKRQHKENSRLRSLDEKITTLIRGISSSPDEDTQRRRAYKLAQIDLGNTIAFNTLLHLLKSTQSASLRKRTADNLKETLTNEQLPQVIVSLKDYFSDRVEAKELELHRDFYKLMWYCAANLNYQKFYQIWHSN, from the coding sequence ATGGCAAGAGCGAGTTATGGCCCTGAAGCAAAAAAGCGATCGCGGCATTTATTACAGGTGCTGTTAGATTATGCTAATGATGAGATAGATGGTGATGAGGCTGCTTTAGAGGGTTTGCGATCAGAGATTCAAACTCGTTGGCAAGATGAACATCGGCTAATTGTGCGAACAAAAGTAAGATTTTTACAGGCTTTGACAGGTTTCACCACAACTGAATTAACTGCTGAACAAATCAAAGAAGCCTTAAAGCGGTTTGCAGATTTCGTAGGAATTTTAGAAGATAATCGTCCATCTCGCAGTGGTTCGGAAATTTGGCACTTTACTTTAAATCTCTGGTACAAGCGCCAAGATACAGCAGCCAATTTGCAAAAATTTGATCGGGAATGGGAAATTCGCCGTCCCGAAAAATCGCGGGAAGTCATGGTGGCGCAAGAAAATGAGCAGGTGGACAATTCTATCTCCTCATCTTCTCATATTTCTCACTGGCAGGAAGTTTGTCGTGCTAATCTCAATCATCGCTTGACAACAAATCCCTTGACTAGTGCAGATGGGGTGACTTTTGACTTTACGCAGATTTATGTACCCTTAGGTTTGGTGCAACGAAAACAGCGTTTAAGTCATCGTGGTGATGTAACTCCTCAAGAAGGTTCAAGGTTATATGAACCAGAAGATTCAGAGGTTAATCAAACATTTGATCACGATGAATTTATTCAACAGGTGTTAGGAAAAAAGCAGAGTCAGCGTATTGCCATTATTGGGGAACCAGGAGCAGGGAAAACTACTTTACTACAAAAGATTGCTACATGGGTTTTAGAAAATACTTCAGATTTACCTGTCTGGGTTTCTTTAGCTGATTTACAAGGTAGAACTTTAGATAAATATCTCATTGAAGATTGGCTACCTACTGCTACTCGGAAGCTAAGAGTTGCATCAGAAATTGAGGAAGAATTTTGTGAGCAGTTCAACCAAGGACGAGTTTATTTATTGTTGGATGCCGTTGATGAAATGGCTATGGAATCCACTAGCGCTTTAGCTAAAATTGCTGGTTTTTTAAAAGGTTGGGTGGCGGATGCTACTATTATTCTGACCTGTCGATTAAATGTCTGGGATGCGGGTAAAAATGCTTTAGAAAATTTTGATACCTATTGTAATTTACATTTTACTTATGGTGAAGAACAGACACCAGACAGAGTAGGACAATTTATTAGTCGATGGTTTCAGCACAACCCAAATTTAGCTGAAAAACTCCAATGTGAGTTAAACCAACCAGAAAGGCGACGTATTAGAGATGTGGTAAAAAATCCTTTACGATTGGCGTTGCTATGTCGAATTTGGGGCATGAGTCAAGGAATTTTACCTCAGAATAAAGCTATGTTATATGAGCAGTTTGTGGACGCAATTTATGAGTGGAAACAAGACTGTTTTTCGACAACTTCGTCCCAGAGACAAGAGTTAAATCAAGCACTGGGAGAATTAGCGTTGTTGGCGATCGCTCAAGAAAAAACCAAATTTCGGTTAAGATATAGTTTTGTCTGTCAAGTTTTAGGGGCTGCTGATGATGGATTATTTCAATTAGCACTGCAACTCGGTTGGTTAAATCAGGTTGGTGTCTCAGAAGTGTCAGGTGAGAAGGTTTATGCTTTCTATCATCCAACTTTTCAGGAATATTTTGCAGCACGAGCTGTTAATGATTGGCGGTTTTTCTTAAATCATCAATTAGCTGATAACAGGCAGAATATCTACCGTATTGTTGAGCCACAATGGCGGGAAGTTATTTTATTGTGGCTGGGTAGACATGATGTACCACAAGTAGAAAAAGCAGCATTTATGCAAGAGTTAGTGCAATTTCGAGATGGCTGCGGGGGATTTTATGAATATCAAGCTTACTTTTTAGCAGCTCAGGGAATTGCTGAGTTTACAGATTGCCAACAAGCGCATACAATCGTTCAACAATTAATTAAGTGGCGTTTTGGCTACTTTCATGTGCAACAAAAAAAATGGTGGAGATATCCATCACCAATTATAGAAGGTGCACGCATAGCATTACTAAAAACCGATCGCCATCAAGCGATCGCTGCTTTAGAACAATTTATCACATCTAATCAAAATGAGTTTGAAAGTTGGAATGCAGCTTATAGTTTAGGGAGGGTTTTTGATCCTGGTAATAAAATTGCGATCGCTACTTTAGAAAATCTTGTGAAAATAGCTCGTCATGAAACTATCCGTTGGCAAGTAGCCTATAGTCTGTGCAGAGTCGATACCAAAAATCTCATAGCAATTACTGCACTCAGAGAAATTATTGAGACGACTAAAAACGAATCAACTAAACGCAAGGCTGCTTATAGTTTAGGCAAAATTGAGCCAAAAAATGCGATCGCTATGGCCACACTCATAAAAATCTCTGAATCAGCCACAGATATATCTCAACGCCGACAAGCAGAAGAAAATTTAGCCACCTTACGCAGTGAGAAAATTACAATTCAATACCAGGGAAAAAGACAACACAAAGAAAATTCTCGTTTGCGTTCTCTAGATGAAAAAATTACAACTTTAATCCGTGGTATTTCCTCCTCTCCAGATGAAGATACCCAAAGACGTAGAGCTTATAAATTAGCACAAATCGATTTAGGTAATACCATAGCTTTCAACACTTTACTGCATCTACTGAAATCTACTCAAAGTGCATCTTTACGTAAACGCACAGCAGATAATTTAAAAGAAACCTTGACTAATGAACAGTTACCGCAGGTAATTGTATCTCTAAAAGATTACTTTTCTGATAGGGTAGAAGCTAAAGAGCTAGAACTACACAGGGATTTTTACAAACTCATGTGGTACTGTGCAGCAAATTTGAATTATCAGAAATTTTATCAAATTTGGCACAGTAATTAA
- the pstB gene encoding phosphate ABC transporter ATP-binding protein PstB has product MTGDYSRNSLGNTTLNHEDSSVFDVEGVKVYYAGFLALIDVYLKIPDKQIIAFIGPSGCGKSTLLRCFNRMNDLIPGAKVEGRLNYRDRNIYDTRINSVKLRRQIGMVFQRPNPFPKSIYENIAFGPRSNGYKGNIDELVEDSLRRAAIWDEVKDKLKAKGTALSGGQQQRLCIARAIAMKPDVLLMDEPCSALDPISTRQVEELCLELKEQYTIIMVTHNMQQASRVADWTAFFNTEIDNGGKRRGKLVEFSPTEQMFNAPRTREAQEYISGRFG; this is encoded by the coding sequence ATGACTGGGGATTACAGTAGAAACAGTTTGGGAAATACTACTCTCAACCACGAAGATAGTTCAGTATTTGATGTGGAAGGTGTTAAGGTTTATTATGCTGGCTTTCTGGCATTGATTGATGTTTACCTAAAAATTCCAGACAAACAAATAATTGCTTTTATTGGCCCTTCAGGATGTGGTAAAAGTACACTCTTACGCTGCTTTAACCGGATGAATGATTTAATTCCCGGTGCGAAAGTAGAAGGAAGATTAAATTACCGCGATCGCAATATTTACGACACGAGAATTAATTCAGTAAAATTGCGCCGACAAATAGGTATGGTATTTCAAAGACCAAATCCTTTTCCTAAGTCGATATACGAAAATATTGCTTTTGGCCCTCGTTCTAACGGTTACAAAGGGAATATTGATGAACTAGTAGAAGATTCTCTCAGACGTGCAGCAATTTGGGATGAAGTCAAAGATAAACTCAAAGCTAAAGGTACAGCATTATCTGGTGGACAACAACAAAGGCTTTGTATTGCTCGTGCGATCGCTATGAAGCCTGATGTATTATTAATGGATGAACCATGCTCTGCCCTTGATCCAATTTCCACACGTCAAGTAGAGGAACTTTGCTTAGAACTCAAAGAGCAATACACCATTATTATGGTAACTCATAATATGCAACAAGCCTCTAGGGTGGCAGATTGGACGGCCTTTTTTAACACAGAAATTGATAATGGTGGTAAACGTCGGGGTAAATTAGTTGAGTTTAGTCCTACCGAACAGATGTTCAATGCTCCTCGTACCAGAGAAGCACAAGAATATATTAGCGGACGGTTTGGTTAA